A part of Halobaculum sp. MBLA0143 genomic DNA contains:
- a CDS encoding type II secretion system F family protein, which produces MTDTPREARPTPTRLRAVDRALYALFARHADGSRHAGDRARYRGLVAGVSFDVFLARVYGLSWVVAVAVAVGCLPVVTAVAPPGWPAVPLPDGWPAAVGVAAAATGSKRLTVVAAGGYLRARATARRTRIRRSLPGVARYLDALSSGSDGPRAMLRRVAESDAYGETGRSIRRALNTAELTGSLRRGLGRVARDTPSREALSPFLLKFREHATQGDDALSNYLRLESRVLGRRRERASERNADLMELLAELFVVTLVLPALLVVVLTVVSVLAPSLSEPVTTPVGPVTRRTLVTVGAAGFVVAVGVAAAVAVERLRPTDSRVSHGLPDRPRTVLATATTNPASAAAVWTTPSLAVAGLAWSVGLTPLDTALAWYVAFAVPVGLVGLRRARLDDAKDREIKDFVHAVSGHVGLGRPLPEAVERVAREVELGPLAPDVDDLAFNLVHGGRRETDLRTAALDRFVDRVGTPLAARSVGLVTGALDAGSDSEAVFETLQTEVSRLYHEKRALRSSMLVYVVVGWTTALLVVGIVLAITTQVLDSFTQLSAASDAGSVTLDPNAVDPARARRRFYLVTQATVLASGWFAGAADRGPFAALLHSGLLVGIAAVAFEVVA; this is translated from the coding sequence ATGACTGACACGCCCCGCGAGGCACGGCCGACGCCGACACGGCTCCGTGCGGTCGACCGAGCGTTGTACGCGCTGTTCGCCCGTCACGCGGACGGTAGCCGCCACGCGGGCGACCGAGCGCGCTACCGCGGACTCGTCGCCGGCGTCAGCTTCGACGTGTTCCTCGCCCGGGTGTACGGCCTCTCGTGGGTCGTCGCCGTCGCCGTCGCGGTCGGCTGTCTGCCCGTCGTCACTGCCGTCGCTCCGCCCGGCTGGCCGGCGGTCCCCCTGCCGGACGGCTGGCCGGCGGCCGTCGGTGTCGCGGCCGCCGCCACCGGGAGCAAACGACTCACGGTCGTCGCGGCCGGAGGCTACCTCCGTGCCCGGGCGACGGCCAGACGCACTCGGATCAGACGCTCGCTCCCCGGCGTCGCGCGGTACCTCGACGCACTCTCGTCCGGGAGCGACGGCCCACGGGCGATGCTCCGCCGCGTCGCCGAGAGCGACGCCTACGGCGAGACCGGCCGCTCCATCCGGCGAGCGCTCAACACGGCCGAGCTCACCGGGAGCCTCCGGCGCGGGCTCGGTCGCGTCGCTCGCGACACCCCCTCCCGGGAGGCGTTGTCCCCGTTCCTGCTGAAGTTCCGTGAACACGCGACACAGGGTGACGACGCCCTCTCCAACTACCTCCGGCTGGAGAGCCGAGTGCTGGGCCGGCGCCGCGAGCGGGCCAGCGAGCGCAACGCCGACCTGATGGAACTGCTGGCGGAGCTGTTCGTCGTCACGCTCGTGTTGCCGGCGTTGCTCGTCGTCGTCCTGACAGTGGTGAGCGTGCTCGCGCCGTCGCTGTCGGAGCCGGTCACCACCCCCGTGGGTCCGGTGACACGACGGACACTCGTCACCGTCGGCGCAGCCGGGTTCGTCGTCGCGGTCGGCGTCGCGGCCGCCGTAGCCGTCGAGCGACTCCGGCCGACAGACAGCCGTGTCTCCCACGGTCTCCCGGACCGTCCGCGGACCGTCCTGGCGACGGCGACGACCAATCCGGCCAGCGCCGCGGCCGTCTGGACGACACCCAGCCTCGCGGTCGCCGGTCTCGCGTGGTCGGTCGGGCTCACGCCGCTGGACACGGCGTTGGCGTGGTACGTCGCGTTCGCCGTCCCGGTCGGGCTCGTCGGACTCCGCCGCGCCCGACTGGACGACGCCAAGGACCGAGAGATCAAAGACTTCGTCCACGCCGTCTCCGGACACGTCGGTCTCGGGCGACCGCTGCCGGAGGCGGTCGAACGAGTCGCCCGCGAGGTGGAACTGGGCCCACTCGCTCCCGACGTCGACGACCTCGCGTTCAACCTCGTCCACGGCGGTCGCCGAGAGACGGACCTCCGGACGGCGGCGTTGGATCGGTTCGTCGACCGCGTCGGGACACCGCTCGCGGCCCGGAGCGTCGGACTCGTCACCGGTGCGCTGGACGCCGGCAGCGACTCCGAAGCCGTTTTCGAGACGCTCCAGACGGAGGTGAGCCGGCTGTACCACGAGAAACGCGCGCTACGGTCGAGTATGCTCGTGTACGTCGTCGTCGGCTGGACGACGGCGCTGTTGGTCGTCGGGATCGTCCTGGCGATCACGACACAGGTGTTGGACAGCTTCACACAGTTGTCTGCGGCCTCGGACGCCGGCAGCGTCACGCTCGACCCGAACGCCGTCGATCCGGCGCGCGCCCGGCGGCGGTTCTACCTCGTCACGCAGGCCACCGTGCTCGCGTCCGGGTGGTTCGCCGGCGCCGCCGACCGAGGACCGTTCGCCGCGCTGCTCCACTCCGGGTTGCTCGTCGGGATCGCCGCCGTCGCCTTCGAGGTGGTCGCGTGA
- a CDS encoding type II/IV secretion system ATPase subunit, translating to MSQTSQRDADAPPTDGGPTVPPPPPPGDQSAWYAPNVVAQYAVRPGVVATVRDVRDEADADGRAEATGRAPFRYETREPALCADGRAAFERIAERFDGGTHRRPLTRAGVVERADAGFEPKYERAIDRLVDAGPALRRRLDYHALREFRLLGDATPLALDDSIRVADAADPDGELVVHTDRFAPAATGLSPHSAFAGRVAAERLAAYEVSFAGFDVPVVVYRDHLLGDDSFTTRYAVREPPLLPGDEALIEECTDRIWETDVSGVVDDRYEFVARRARQFLSRRLTARNTRAWLDTAAHRLRTALSEYDLAVPPVDSRYARDRLDDLVYYVLRDFVGEGILTVPLRDERLEDVEANRVGERVKVVPRASVLSPPDPPTVGDDAVTTDAATDPGHRAAGDGGVARSERSTPERVPTNLQFDEESQFVNVVTQLAARDGTELDASTPSAKVNLDLRGVDGTVRCAVALPVVSEDGPHLSVRKQAAEPMTPVELIEDGTISTELVTLLWLLYEHRGVVLFSGPTGVGKTTLLNAHVPFIPFDDRPISIDEGSREVELPHETGVSLSTRDHERSYKRVSMADLTTEANYLNPDVEVIAEINSDASFQTFGETLNTGHGVLGTTHAEDPATLVNRVIERGLPAYLLGEIDLVVFPRRVDGERYVGEAVELAADPGAFADCGGAGGVVEKGDERVAWNRVGGRTPDGEFEFAYDHPRLGDTRRRLRHRVFHRLADATDRTLDEVEADFHRRHRYVTFLREEGVTDFQTTFDLLAEFGADEPTTGPGGHRAGHAGRLGVGDD from the coding sequence GTGTCACAGACGAGCCAGCGCGACGCGGACGCACCGCCGACGGACGGGGGACCGACTGTGCCGCCGCCGCCCCCGCCGGGCGACCAGAGCGCGTGGTACGCGCCGAACGTGGTTGCACAGTACGCCGTCCGGCCGGGTGTCGTGGCGACCGTCAGGGACGTGCGCGACGAGGCGGACGCCGACGGCCGGGCGGAGGCGACCGGTCGGGCGCCGTTCCGGTACGAGACCCGCGAGCCGGCGCTGTGTGCGGACGGGCGGGCGGCGTTCGAACGGATCGCCGAACGGTTCGACGGCGGCACCCACCGTCGGCCGCTCACGCGCGCCGGCGTGGTCGAGCGGGCCGACGCCGGCTTCGAGCCGAAGTACGAACGGGCCATCGACCGACTCGTCGACGCCGGCCCGGCGCTGCGGCGACGACTCGACTACCACGCGCTCCGGGAGTTCCGGTTGTTGGGCGACGCGACGCCGTTGGCGCTGGACGACTCGATCCGGGTGGCCGACGCCGCCGACCCGGACGGCGAGCTCGTCGTCCACACGGACCGGTTCGCCCCGGCCGCGACCGGGCTCTCGCCTCACTCGGCGTTCGCCGGCCGGGTCGCCGCCGAGCGGCTGGCCGCCTACGAGGTGTCGTTCGCGGGCTTCGACGTGCCGGTGGTAGTGTACCGGGACCACCTCCTGGGGGACGACAGCTTCACGACGCGGTACGCAGTCCGCGAGCCGCCGTTGCTCCCGGGTGACGAGGCGCTGATCGAGGAGTGTACGGACCGAATCTGGGAGACGGACGTCTCCGGCGTCGTCGACGACCGCTACGAGTTCGTCGCCCGTCGGGCCAGACAGTTCCTCTCTCGCCGACTCACCGCCCGCAACACCCGCGCCTGGCTGGACACGGCTGCCCACCGTCTCCGGACGGCGCTGTCGGAGTACGACCTGGCCGTCCCGCCCGTCGACTCCCGGTACGCACGCGACCGACTGGACGACCTGGTGTACTACGTCCTCCGGGACTTCGTCGGCGAGGGGATCCTCACCGTTCCACTGCGCGACGAGCGGTTGGAGGACGTGGAGGCCAATCGTGTCGGCGAACGCGTCAAGGTCGTCCCGCGGGCGTCCGTGCTGTCGCCGCCCGACCCGCCGACGGTCGGTGACGACGCGGTGACGACGGACGCAGCCACCGACCCCGGACACAGAGCGGCCGGCGACGGCGGGGTCGCCCGCTCCGAGCGGTCGACGCCGGAACGAGTCCCGACGAACCTCCAGTTCGACGAGGAGTCGCAGTTCGTCAACGTCGTCACACAGCTGGCGGCCCGCGACGGGACGGAACTGGACGCCTCCACTCCCAGCGCGAAGGTGAACCTGGATCTCCGTGGCGTCGACGGGACGGTCCGGTGTGCGGTCGCACTCCCGGTCGTCTCGGAGGACGGCCCACACCTCTCCGTCCGGAAACAGGCGGCAGAGCCGATGACCCCGGTCGAACTGATCGAGGACGGGACGATCTCGACGGAGCTCGTGACGCTGCTGTGGCTGTTGTACGAACACCGGGGAGTCGTGTTGTTCTCCGGTCCGACCGGCGTCGGCAAGACGACGCTGCTCAACGCTCACGTCCCGTTCATCCCGTTCGACGACCGTCCGATCTCCATCGACGAGGGGTCACGCGAGGTGGAACTGCCACACGAGACGGGGGTGTCGCTGAGCACCCGCGACCACGAACGGTCGTACAAACGGGTGTCGATGGCGGATCTGACGACGGAGGCGAACTACCTCAACCCCGACGTGGAAGTGATCGCCGAGATCAACAGCGACGCCTCCTTCCAAACGTTCGGCGAGACGCTTAACACCGGCCACGGCGTCCTCGGGACGACTCACGCCGAGGACCCGGCGACGCTGGTCAACCGGGTGATCGAGCGTGGGCTGCCGGCGTACCTCCTCGGCGAGATCGACTTGGTCGTGTTCCCGCGGCGTGTCGACGGGGAGCGGTACGTCGGCGAGGCGGTCGAGTTGGCGGCCGACCCCGGGGCGTTCGCGGACTGTGGCGGTGCCGGCGGCGTCGTGGAGAAGGGTGACGAGCGAGTCGCCTGGAACCGCGTCGGCGGCCGCACCCCGGACGGCGAGTTCGAGTTCGCCTACGACCACCCGCGGCTGGGTGACACGCGTCGTCGACTCCGCCACCGGGTGTTCCACCGGCTCGCCGACGCGACCGACCGGACGCTGGACGAAGTCGAGGCCGACTTCCACCGGCGTCACCGTTACGTGACGTTCCTCCGCGAGGAGGGTGTGACCGACTTCCAGACGACCTTCGACCTCCTGGCGGAGTTCGGTGCCGACGAGCCGACGACGGGACCCGGGGGTCACCGGGCGGGCCACGCCGGACGGCTGGGGGTCGGCGATGACTGA
- the thiD gene encoding bifunctional hydroxymethylpyrimidine kinase/phosphomethylpyrimidine kinase: MRETAPDDRPVVLTVAGSDSGGGAGVQADVVTATACGAFATSVVTSVTAQNTRGVASTHVLPVAEVRAQLDAVFDDFDVAAVKTGMLATAEMVELVTEYARERDVPFVVDPVMVAASGDRLLDPAAESAYETLLAESAVVTPNAGEATVLTGVKPESADDLRQVGEELVASGADAALVKGGHVETDPVRDVLVRRGDDDTETDTFTHPRVDTDATHGSGCTLSSAIAAELAGGATTTAAVDAATDRLARAVRYPLAVGDGPGAVNHAVELRDEAAREATRETLTAVRESSAFQAVGDRVAAATPYAETVDDVATVTESGVAFGREESLSETLLAVREGTPATRVAVGVTPDVDTGQLRVADGVATVGAETEVVAVSDGAGPVVLAPDGETARERLERLGD, translated from the coding sequence ATGCGAGAGACCGCACCAGACGACAGGCCGGTGGTGCTGACAGTCGCGGGCAGCGACTCCGGCGGCGGCGCCGGGGTCCAGGCGGACGTCGTCACCGCGACGGCGTGTGGCGCGTTCGCCACGAGCGTCGTCACCAGCGTCACGGCCCAGAACACCCGTGGGGTGGCGTCGACACACGTTCTCCCGGTCGCGGAGGTCCGGGCGCAGCTCGACGCCGTCTTCGACGACTTCGACGTGGCGGCCGTCAAGACCGGGATGCTCGCCACTGCCGAGATGGTGGAGCTCGTGACGGAGTACGCCCGGGAGCGGGACGTGCCGTTCGTCGTCGACCCGGTGATGGTGGCCGCGTCGGGCGACCGCTTGTTGGACCCGGCCGCGGAGTCCGCCTACGAGACCCTGCTCGCCGAGTCGGCGGTCGTGACGCCGAACGCCGGCGAGGCGACGGTACTCACCGGCGTCAAGCCGGAGTCGGCCGACGACCTCCGACAGGTGGGTGAGGAGTTGGTGGCGTCCGGTGCCGACGCAGCGCTCGTCAAGGGCGGCCACGTCGAGACCGATCCCGTCCGAGACGTGCTCGTCCGGCGTGGCGACGACGACACCGAGACGGACACGTTCACCCACCCACGGGTGGACACGGACGCGACACACGGCTCCGGGTGCACCCTGTCGAGTGCGATCGCGGCGGAACTCGCGGGCGGCGCGACGACGACCGCGGCCGTCGACGCCGCGACCGACCGCCTCGCGCGGGCGGTGCGGTACCCCCTCGCGGTCGGTGACGGCCCCGGCGCGGTCAACCACGCCGTCGAACTCCGGGACGAGGCGGCACGCGAGGCCACCCGGGAGACACTGACCGCCGTCCGCGAGTCGTCGGCGTTCCAGGCTGTCGGCGACCGAGTCGCCGCCGCGACGCCGTACGCGGAGACTGTCGACGACGTGGCGACAGTGACGGAGTCGGGCGTCGCGTTCGGCCGCGAGGAGTCGCTGTCGGAGACGCTGCTCGCGGTTCGTGAGGGCACACCGGCGACCCGCGTCGCCGTCGGGGTCACACCGGACGTCGACACGGGACAGTTGCGCGTCGCCGACGGTGTCGCCACGGTCGGGGCGGAGACGGAAGTCGTCGCGGTCTCGGACGGAGCCGGACCGGTCGTCCTGGCGCCCGACGGCGAGACGGCCCGCGAACGACTCGAACGGCTCGGGGACTAG
- a CDS encoding CBS domain-containing protein — protein sequence MTVLAFARADTPTVTTTDTVQVASRRMAEAGVDSVVVVSAGSGGSGGSPDSPDDRRVAGVVDDRDVVRLVRAGGDPATTAATAIDCRVETISADAGVFEAVRRLDETGARCLPVVADGELRGVVTPSDIVVLLAEEIGEVAGTVDFDPDEPLASEHTDAEEAVDTAERPDADSANATDDR from the coding sequence GTGACAGTACTGGCGTTCGCACGGGCGGATACGCCGACGGTGACGACGACCGACACCGTCCAGGTTGCCTCACGGCGAATGGCAGAGGCGGGCGTCGACAGCGTCGTCGTCGTGAGCGCCGGCTCCGGCGGCTCCGGTGGCTCCCCCGACTCCCCCGACGACCGCCGGGTCGCGGGCGTGGTCGATGATCGGGACGTGGTGCGGCTCGTCCGGGCCGGGGGCGACCCGGCGACGACGGCCGCGACGGCGATCGACTGCCGGGTGGAGACGATCTCGGCCGACGCCGGGGTGTTCGAGGCGGTCCGACGACTGGACGAGACCGGCGCGCGGTGTCTCCCGGTCGTCGCCGACGGCGAACTCCGCGGTGTCGTCACGCCGTCGGACATCGTGGTCCTCCTGGCCGAGGAGATCGGCGAGGTAGCCGGCACTGTCGACTTCGACCCGGACGAACCGTTGGCGAGCGAACACACCGACGCCGAGGAGGCGGTCGACACCGCCGAGCGGCCCGACGCCGACTCCGCGAACGCGACGGACGACCGCTAG
- a CDS encoding DUF5784 family protein — protein MATPLRFRYRPGNWTHDRVRRDLYANLDENLGATAGDPWFAPPDGYEARRFDMDDGSMALFCWTDGDAGPTGTGGGPGGYWLGNTETPPELWRTEKYGFAEVPEPVSDWGHRELMAVLHEAEPWLEAYPTLSWFFLPVLCSKDGAETTRRFFRETAAGFPDASREEALSFYESFLAEGVLDPYREEMAAKLGTSQQFDRTRMTATMGEFDAAWLLTRAGYDLTPEIEVSTDHVIDYRANREGGTTALVEVTRPVPTSRRRADSPLRALRDTVGTKTDGQLAAHGGGITLFVDCSSFHDDDWNRLYGEQPAVGHRPAVVFRVRPSGWVQGYTVGSVPLDVEP, from the coding sequence GTGGCGACGCCCCTGCGATTCCGGTACAGACCGGGCAACTGGACACACGACCGTGTGCGTCGTGATCTGTACGCGAACTTAGACGAGAACCTCGGCGCGACGGCGGGAGACCCGTGGTTCGCGCCCCCGGACGGCTACGAGGCCAGGCGGTTCGACATGGACGACGGGAGTATGGCGTTGTTCTGTTGGACGGACGGTGACGCGGGGCCGACGGGAACGGGCGGCGGGCCGGGCGGCTACTGGCTGGGGAACACGGAGACCCCGCCCGAACTGTGGCGGACGGAGAAGTACGGCTTCGCCGAGGTGCCGGAGCCGGTGTCGGACTGGGGCCACCGGGAACTGATGGCGGTGTTACACGAGGCGGAGCCGTGGCTGGAGGCGTACCCGACGCTGTCGTGGTTCTTCCTGCCGGTGTTGTGTTCGAAGGACGGCGCCGAGACGACACGACGGTTCTTCCGGGAGACGGCGGCCGGGTTCCCGGACGCGAGCCGGGAGGAGGCGCTGTCGTTCTACGAGTCGTTCCTCGCCGAGGGCGTGTTGGACCCGTACCGCGAGGAGATGGCGGCGAAGCTGGGCACCTCACAGCAGTTCGACCGCACGCGGATGACGGCGACGATGGGGGAGTTCGACGCCGCGTGGCTGTTGACCCGGGCAGGCTACGACCTGACGCCGGAGATCGAGGTGTCGACGGACCACGTCATCGACTACCGCGCGAACCGCGAGGGGGGAACGACCGCGCTCGTGGAGGTGACGCGCCCGGTGCCGACGAGTCGTCGCCGCGCAGACTCCCCGTTGCGTGCGCTGCGCGACACCGTCGGGACGAAGACGGACGGCCAGCTGGCGGCCCACGGCGGCGGCATCACCCTGTTCGTCGACTGCTCGTCGTTCCACGACGACGACTGGAACCGGCTGTACGGCGAGCAGCCCGCCGTCGGCCACCGGCCGGCGGTCGTCTTCCGTGTGCGTCCGTCCGGTTGGGTCCAAGGGTACACGGTCGGGAGTGTGCCGTTGGACGTAGAGCCGTAG
- a CDS encoding endonuclease V → MERLQSEIAATALFDDHLAFDPETVVDGSDPAVAGDVEPPLVAGVDQAFHDDRAISAIVVSRGREVVERTHAVTPVSIPYVPGLLAFREGGPIVAALSELDTEPDLYLFDGSGRVHYRQAGLATHVGVAVDAPAVGVAKSLLCGSLGADPDGQPAGWRTPISADGDVDAPEGTTLGYAVQTRQFDARPVVNPLYVSPGHRVGAETAADLVERLCDGYKLPEPTRRADALADDVKSSF, encoded by the coding sequence ATGGAGCGACTCCAGTCGGAGATCGCCGCGACCGCGCTGTTCGACGACCACCTCGCCTTCGACCCCGAGACGGTCGTCGACGGCTCCGACCCCGCGGTCGCTGGCGACGTGGAGCCCCCGCTCGTCGCCGGCGTCGACCAGGCGTTCCACGACGACCGGGCGATCTCGGCGATCGTCGTCTCCCGCGGCCGGGAGGTGGTCGAACGCACCCACGCCGTCACGCCCGTCTCTATCCCCTACGTCCCTGGCCTGTTGGCGTTCCGGGAGGGCGGCCCGATCGTCGCGGCGTTGTCCGAACTCGACACCGAGCCGGATCTGTACCTCTTCGACGGCAGCGGACGCGTCCACTACCGCCAGGCCGGGCTGGCGACCCACGTCGGCGTCGCCGTCGACGCGCCCGCCGTCGGCGTCGCCAAGAGCCTCCTCTGTGGCAGTCTCGGCGCCGACCCCGACGGCCAGCCGGCGGGCTGGCGCACACCCATCTCCGCCGACGGCGACGTGGACGCGCCCGAGGGGACGACGCTGGGCTACGCCGTCCAGACCCGGCAGTTCGACGCCCGTCCGGTGGTCAACCCCCTGTACGTCAGCCCCGGACACCGAGTGGGGGCCGAGACTGCCGCCGACCTCGTCGAACGACTCTGTGACGGCTACAAGCTCCCCGAGCCGACTCGTCGTGCCGACGCTCTCGCCGACGACGTGAAGTCGTCGTTTTGA
- a CDS encoding rhomboid family intramembrane serine protease gives MAQCDECGEYENLPYQCHRCGQTFCAEHRLPENHDCPGVNDQWDDPDGVFDSGFDDSLSESSQPSSGGLVDSVRSSIRGATDTGGLMGYFRGNVTYSVLGLMWVVFVFQYVLYPLVGIAAPSGPFPGDPLWRASFVLTAQHPEFVWTWFTSILSHGGFTHIAFNSIALYFFGPVVERRLGSKRFAALFVAAGVVAGLAQIGVGAFQGTTAGVLGASGAIMAVMGVLTVLRPNLKVYLYFILPVPLWLLTFGFAGFSVISGFSSLAGGGNVAHLAHLAGLAIGLAYGSRIRGEQRAPEELRLGSGGGGPGGPGGPGGPGGRF, from the coding sequence ATGGCTCAGTGTGACGAGTGCGGCGAGTACGAGAACTTGCCGTACCAGTGTCACCGTTGCGGACAGACGTTCTGTGCGGAACACAGGCTCCCGGAGAATCACGACTGTCCGGGCGTGAACGACCAGTGGGACGACCCGGACGGTGTGTTCGACTCCGGGTTCGACGACTCGTTGTCCGAGTCCTCACAGCCGAGCTCGGGCGGGCTGGTCGACTCCGTCCGGTCGTCGATCCGTGGCGCGACCGACACCGGCGGTCTCATGGGGTACTTCCGCGGCAACGTCACCTACAGTGTGCTCGGGCTGATGTGGGTGGTGTTTGTCTTCCAGTACGTCCTCTACCCGCTCGTCGGCATTGCGGCCCCCTCGGGCCCCTTCCCCGGTGACCCGTTGTGGCGGGCGTCGTTCGTCCTCACGGCCCAGCACCCGGAGTTCGTCTGGACGTGGTTCACGTCGATTCTCTCACACGGCGGCTTCACCCACATCGCGTTCAACAGCATCGCGCTGTACTTCTTCGGGCCCGTCGTGGAGCGACGGCTGGGTTCCAAGCGGTTCGCCGCCCTGTTCGTCGCCGCGGGCGTCGTCGCCGGGCTCGCCCAGATCGGCGTGGGTGCGTTCCAGGGCACCACGGCGGGCGTGCTCGGTGCCTCCGGCGCGATCATGGCCGTGATGGGCGTGTTGACCGTCCTCCGGCCGAACCTGAAGGTGTACCTCTACTTCATCCTCCCCGTCCCGCTGTGGCTGCTCACCTTCGGCTTCGCCGGCTTCTCCGTGATCTCCGGCTTCTCCAGTCTCGCCGGCGGCGGCAACGTCGCCCACCTCGCGCACCTGGCCGGGCTCGCCATCGGGCTCGCGTACGGCTCCCGCATCCGTGGCGAGCAGCGTGCCCCCGAGGAACTCCGGCTCGGTAGCGGCGGCGGCGGTCCCGGTGGCCCCGGTGGTCCCGGCGGCCCCGGCGGCCGCTTCTAG
- a CDS encoding inorganic diphosphatase — protein MTNLWEDLETGPDAPEQIYAVVECLKGERNKYEYDKDVPGVVLDRVLHSNVHYPADYGFIPQSYYDDGDPFDVLVLVEDQTFPGCVIEARPVALMGMDDDGEKDDKVIAVPSEDPRYDHIEDLDDVPQQTLDEIEEFFGTYKNLEEGKEVETLGFEDREAALDAIEHAQELYDEEFA, from the coding sequence ATGACGAACCTCTGGGAGGACTTGGAGACCGGTCCGGACGCGCCCGAACAGATCTACGCGGTCGTGGAGTGTCTCAAGGGTGAGCGGAACAAGTACGAGTACGACAAGGACGTGCCCGGCGTGGTGCTGGACCGGGTGCTCCACTCGAACGTCCACTACCCCGCCGACTACGGGTTCATCCCGCAGTCGTACTACGACGACGGCGACCCGTTCGACGTGCTCGTGCTCGTGGAAGACCAGACGTTCCCCGGTTGCGTGATCGAGGCCCGCCCGGTCGCGCTGATGGGGATGGACGACGACGGCGAGAAGGACGACAAGGTGATCGCCGTCCCGAGCGAGGACCCACGGTACGACCACATCGAGGATCTCGACGACGTGCCCCAGCAGACGCTCGACGAGATCGAGGAGTTCTTCGGCACCTACAAGAACTTAGAGGAGGGCAAAGAGGTCGAGACCCTGGGGTTCGAGGACCGCGAGGCCGCCCTCGACGCCATCGAGCACGCCCAGGAGCTGTACGACGAGGAGTTCGCCTGA